A portion of the Halobacillus ihumii genome contains these proteins:
- a CDS encoding DedA family protein translates to MEDLLLSIINDYGYIGIFVLIALENIFPPIPSEVILTFGGFVTTNTPLSVVGVVISSTLGSVFGAVVLYGVGLLLDVERLEKIIDRWGKVLRLTRKDIYKADAWFDKYGPWTVFLCRFVPLIRSLISIPAGMSNMNFAAFLALTTLGTLIWNTVLILIGASVGDSWHSIVNYMDIYSNVVYVILAIVFVLVVIWYVRKVRKR, encoded by the coding sequence ATGGAGGATTTACTGCTTTCCATTATTAATGATTATGGATATATAGGAATCTTTGTATTAATTGCTCTAGAAAATATTTTCCCCCCGATCCCATCAGAAGTGATCTTAACGTTCGGCGGGTTCGTCACAACGAATACCCCCTTGTCGGTGGTAGGGGTGGTTATTAGTTCAACGCTTGGTTCGGTATTCGGAGCAGTCGTTTTATATGGAGTAGGATTGCTGCTTGATGTCGAACGCCTGGAGAAAATTATAGACAGATGGGGAAAAGTTCTCCGCTTAACGAGGAAGGATATTTATAAAGCTGATGCCTGGTTTGACAAGTACGGCCCCTGGACAGTATTCTTGTGCCGTTTTGTTCCGCTCATCCGCAGCCTGATTTCCATTCCGGCCGGGATGTCCAATATGAATTTCGCGGCCTTTCTTGCCTTAACAACGCTTGGTACATTGATTTGGAACACCGTGCTTATTCTAATTGGTGCCTCTGTCGGAGATTCCTGGCACAGCATCGTCAACTATATGGACATCTATTCGAATGTCGTGTATGTAATTCTAGCGATTGTGTTTGTGCTAGTAGTGATCTGGTATGTAAGAAAAGTGAGAAAAAGGTAA
- a CDS encoding manganese-dependent inorganic pyrophosphatase yields the protein MSKTLIFGHKNPDTDTICSAIVYADLKKKLGLDVEAVRLGEVGSETQFALEKFNVEAPRQVDTVSNEVDQVILVDHNERQQSAEDIDNVQVLEVIDHHRIANFETKGPLYYRAEPVGCTATILNKLYKENNQQISQPMAGLMLSSIISDSLLFKSPTCTEQDVEAAKELADIAGVDAEQYGLDMLKAGADISDKSAADLISLDAKEFSMGDSKVEIAQVNTVDTADVLARKGEIESAIEGVIQDKDLDLFVFVITDILTNDSTVVAIGEKRDVVADAFGVTLDGNQAVLQGVVSRKKQIVPPLNEKLL from the coding sequence TTGAGTAAAACCTTAATATTTGGCCATAAAAATCCAGATACAGATACGATTTGTTCGGCAATCGTCTATGCCGATTTGAAGAAAAAGCTCGGATTAGATGTGGAAGCCGTACGCCTAGGTGAAGTAGGAAGCGAAACTCAGTTCGCATTAGAGAAATTTAACGTGGAAGCACCGCGTCAAGTGGACACCGTATCCAACGAAGTGGATCAGGTGATCTTAGTCGATCATAACGAACGCCAGCAAAGTGCTGAAGACATTGATAATGTCCAAGTTCTTGAAGTCATTGACCATCATCGGATCGCCAACTTCGAAACAAAAGGACCACTTTACTACCGTGCTGAACCAGTTGGCTGTACAGCCACGATCCTGAATAAACTGTATAAAGAAAATAACCAGCAAATCAGCCAGCCTATGGCAGGATTAATGCTATCGTCTATTATTTCTGATTCCTTGCTGTTTAAATCCCCAACGTGTACAGAACAAGATGTGGAAGCAGCAAAAGAGTTAGCCGACATTGCTGGCGTAGACGCCGAACAGTATGGATTGGACATGCTTAAAGCAGGTGCAGATATTAGCGATAAGTCAGCTGCCGACTTGATTTCCCTTGACGCGAAGGAATTTTCCATGGGAGATTCAAAAGTTGAAATTGCTCAAGTCAATACCGTTGATACAGCAGATGTACTGGCTCGCAAAGGCGAGATTGAATCCGCAATTGAAGGTGTTATACAAGACAAAGATCTTGACCTATTCGTATTTGTCATTACTGATATTCTTACCAATGACTCCACTGTTGTGGCTATTGGCGAGAAGCGTGATGTAGTCGCAGATGCTTTTGGCGTAACTCTTGATGGGAACCAGGCTGTTCTTCAAGGTGTTGTATCTCGTAAAAAACAAATTGTACCACCACTTAATGAAAAATTACTATAA
- a CDS encoding class I SAM-dependent methyltransferase → MSRTESKAKLDLEKVIFIGRTYEEYMKMFSLSEDLLEGKKILDCPAGACSFTSVGQKKGLNITACDIVYDHSLEDLKSKGQEDIAHTMEHMEKAKTNYIWDYFKNIHHLKEHRQRALNDCAADMGENSQRYIPVDLPHLPFKDKEFDILLSAHFLFTYADRLDFQFHLDTLKELLRVTKEEIRIFPLVDLEGNKYKHLDKVIRYLIDNDCLVKEVEVPYEFQAQANSMLKIKKMH, encoded by the coding sequence ATGAGCAGAACTGAGTCGAAGGCGAAATTAGATTTAGAAAAAGTTATTTTTATCGGTAGAACATATGAAGAATATATGAAGATGTTTTCACTTTCCGAAGATCTCTTAGAGGGGAAGAAAATATTAGATTGTCCAGCTGGAGCTTGTTCTTTTACTAGTGTTGGTCAAAAAAAGGGACTGAATATTACGGCTTGTGATATTGTCTACGATCATTCCTTAGAGGATCTTAAGAGCAAGGGGCAAGAAGATATAGCACATACCATGGAGCACATGGAAAAAGCCAAAACCAATTACATATGGGATTATTTTAAAAACATTCATCACCTAAAAGAACACCGACAAAGAGCACTGAATGATTGTGCTGCGGACATGGGTGAAAATAGCCAAAGATACATACCAGTTGACCTGCCTCATCTCCCTTTCAAAGACAAGGAATTTGACATTCTGTTATCTGCTCATTTCTTATTTACTTACGCTGACCGTTTGGATTTTCAATTTCATCTGGATACACTTAAAGAGCTGCTTAGAGTAACGAAAGAAGAAATTAGGATTTTCCCTTTAGTGGATCTAGAAGGAAATAAATACAAGCATTTAGATAAGGTTATAAGGTATTTGATTGATAACGATTGCTTAGTTAAAGAGGTAGAAGTTCCCTATGAATTCCAAGCTCAAGCTAATTCCATGCTAAAAATCAAAAAGATGCATTAA
- a CDS encoding alpha/beta hydrolase family protein, translating into MAYVRHKDIVGKLYIPSEEKSNHIGIVWLPGLPNKPTVEDMGQPLADLGFTVLQVRYPGSWQSYGNFGPSSSLEGALLGLELLSDGKTLNLCSQTEVVWSIKHLVLIGNSYGGGIAVSALGLSGLADAAIALCPLLEPEFQNANTSLSEDDLSILYPFLRKHHKNIFRNLSEDEWNDFIHGSHFSIPSNYLEDLKEKHLLLIHGTDDKSIRYDHTENFYNKLRAVGSRKVNLLIKDGVGHGKRLRLVTRNNWIEWITCLFN; encoded by the coding sequence ATGGCTTATGTTCGGCACAAGGATATCGTTGGGAAGCTTTATATACCTAGTGAAGAAAAAAGTAATCATATTGGTATTGTGTGGCTCCCAGGGTTACCTAATAAGCCGACTGTTGAAGATATGGGACAACCACTTGCGGATTTAGGATTTACTGTTCTTCAAGTACGTTATCCCGGAAGCTGGCAAAGCTATGGAAATTTTGGCCCTTCATCATCACTTGAAGGTGCATTATTAGGTCTAGAACTCTTATCAGACGGTAAAACATTGAACTTATGCAGCCAAACTGAAGTAGTGTGGAGTATAAAGCACCTTGTATTGATTGGGAATAGTTATGGTGGAGGAATAGCTGTTTCAGCTCTTGGTTTATCTGGTTTGGCAGATGCGGCTATTGCTCTTTGCCCTTTATTAGAACCAGAATTTCAGAACGCTAACACATCGCTTTCAGAAGATGACCTTTCAATACTTTATCCGTTTTTGAGGAAACACCATAAAAATATCTTCAGAAATTTAAGTGAGGACGAATGGAATGATTTTATCCACGGAAGCCATTTCTCAATACCCTCAAATTATTTGGAAGACTTAAAGGAAAAACATTTACTCTTAATTCATGGAACTGATGATAAATCAATTCGTTATGATCATACGGAAAACTTTTATAACAAACTAAGAGCTGTTGGTTCAAGAAAAGTTAACCTTCTTATAAAAGATGGAGTTGGTCATGGGAAAAGATTGCGACTTGTTACAAGGAATAATTGGATAGAATGGATAACTTGCTTATTCAACTAA
- a CDS encoding M3 family oligoendopeptidase, which translates to MESLRTKKWNLDRIYPGDGVSPIKDQIHEVILHIDQTQKDLENQTHPTEITKIVEMIGHVQDLYTKVFDIDEYIICLSSENVHEPEAQTLNDQSNQMKSQMDILLLTFGQFLASIAEDKWHALIQRSEVEGIETFLTEQRQKVKDQLNPELEKVIHSLSIHGFAGWEDHYEQEFANLTVPVSNEEGRKNIPFDTAFMRAMLSSDRATRKDIASSMTKVFHENEERFASIFNHFAGYRNEVYQLRGWLNPLKEMFEQNRIGEASVNSMMKTLHEHKSLLHQFLKRKAQLNQVENLSWYDIYAPTFTTKTTLTYDKAANIVTQQFYSYSEKLGEFADKAFKEGWVDAEPSDSKRHGAFCASLPNSKESRIMLSFTGYYQDVVTLAHELGHAYHNSLLHETPGFAQQAGTGLAETASTFAENLVLDAAIDLAETEEDRLSLLELKITNGLKYIAYIPAKFEFEQKFYEKRNSRNLSAAELVDLMEKTERDWFQDSLDEVNAHNWMTIPHFYDTEKAFYNLPYTIGYLFSNGIYSLYLLDKETFPEQYDQLLKHSGNHTMEELGIKYLNHELNSPSFWEASIRPLGEAIHKYLEQTEAYI; encoded by the coding sequence TTGGAAAGTTTACGTACGAAAAAGTGGAATTTAGACCGCATATACCCGGGTGATGGAGTAAGCCCGATCAAAGACCAAATACATGAAGTCATCTTACATATTGATCAGACACAAAAAGATTTAGAAAATCAAACACATCCGACCGAAATAACTAAGATAGTAGAGATGATCGGTCATGTACAAGACCTTTATACGAAAGTTTTCGACATAGATGAATATATCATTTGTCTATCATCAGAAAATGTCCATGAGCCAGAGGCGCAAACACTTAACGACCAGAGCAACCAAATGAAGTCTCAGATGGATATATTACTACTCACTTTTGGTCAGTTTCTTGCAAGTATAGCAGAAGATAAATGGCACGCATTGATCCAACGCTCCGAAGTTGAAGGCATAGAAACCTTTTTAACGGAACAAAGACAGAAGGTAAAAGACCAGTTGAATCCTGAATTGGAAAAAGTAATCCATTCACTTTCTATTCATGGATTTGCCGGTTGGGAAGACCATTATGAACAAGAATTCGCTAATCTTACTGTGCCTGTGAGTAATGAAGAAGGCAGAAAAAATATTCCTTTCGATACGGCATTTATGCGTGCGATGCTTTCAAGCGACCGAGCGACAAGGAAAGACATCGCCTCATCGATGACGAAGGTTTTTCATGAAAATGAAGAGCGTTTTGCTTCGATTTTTAATCATTTTGCAGGTTATCGTAATGAGGTGTACCAGCTAAGAGGATGGTTGAACCCTTTGAAAGAAATGTTTGAGCAAAATCGAATTGGTGAAGCTTCTGTTAACAGCATGATGAAAACACTCCATGAACACAAATCCTTACTGCACCAATTTTTAAAAAGAAAAGCGCAGTTGAATCAAGTAGAAAACTTGAGTTGGTATGATATTTATGCTCCAACCTTCACTACTAAGACTACACTTACTTATGATAAAGCAGCAAACATCGTTACCCAGCAATTTTATAGCTATAGTGAAAAACTGGGTGAGTTCGCTGATAAGGCTTTCAAAGAAGGGTGGGTTGATGCGGAACCTTCAGATTCTAAGCGGCACGGGGCGTTTTGCGCATCGTTACCGAATTCGAAAGAAAGTCGTATTATGCTATCTTTTACAGGTTACTATCAAGATGTAGTTACCCTTGCTCATGAATTAGGACATGCTTATCACAATTCGCTCCTTCATGAAACGCCTGGTTTTGCGCAGCAAGCCGGAACAGGCCTGGCTGAAACAGCGTCGACTTTCGCTGAAAACTTAGTTCTGGATGCAGCAATAGATTTAGCAGAAACCGAAGAAGATCGATTATCACTGCTAGAATTAAAAATTACCAATGGTTTAAAATACATTGCTTACATCCCTGCAAAGTTCGAGTTTGAACAAAAGTTTTATGAAAAACGTAACAGCCGCAATCTTTCAGCAGCTGAACTGGTTGATCTAATGGAGAAAACTGAGAGAGATTGGTTTCAGGATTCTTTAGATGAAGTAAATGCACATAACTGGATGACCATACCACATTTCTATGATACGGAAAAAGCTTTTTACAATCTTCCGTACACCATTGGTTATTTGTTCAGTAACGGTATTTATTCTCTATATTTATTAGATAAAGAAACGTTCCCCGAACAGTACGACCAACTTCTAAAGCATTCTGGAAATCATACGATGGAGGAATTGGGAATCAAGTATTTAAATCATGAACTGAACTCCCCGTCTTTCTGGGAAGCTTCCATTAGACCTTTAGGGGAAGCGATTCATAAGTATCTCGAACAAACGGAAGCATATATATAA
- a CDS encoding alpha/beta fold hydrolase gives MFLPAGGFSGNEGLNIARYLRDKFETHLIDLPGLGKSQGIEGRITPLKLAEWVKEYMDQSQIDKAFLIGHSLGGAILLAFAIYYPDRVYKLILLDEGHKPFPRIPKSEFGSFAYAFPLLSVCVQLFGKYFLNRLAPFFMQDNEQGKDDFAVNVKEFCDRVAIEENEYIRIAMKNPGEFSENGLKLMFGYYNLNLPSMLKKIKVPTHLIYATFETIHETEYKRTGKYIQKFKDSNLPIEYSSVNSGHYVHWSSVFPWKDLKKSLSD, from the coding sequence ATATTTCTCCCTGCTGGAGGCTTCTCTGGCAATGAAGGACTTAATATAGCAAGGTATCTTCGCGATAAGTTTGAAACCCATTTGATAGACTTACCTGGCTTAGGTAAAAGTCAAGGGATCGAAGGACGAATTACGCCTTTAAAATTAGCCGAATGGGTAAAAGAGTATATGGATCAAAGTCAAATAGATAAAGCTTTCCTTATTGGGCATTCTTTAGGCGGAGCGATCCTTTTAGCTTTTGCTATTTATTATCCAGACAGAGTGTATAAACTAATATTATTGGACGAGGGTCACAAACCATTTCCTAGAATCCCCAAATCTGAGTTTGGTTCATTTGCGTATGCATTTCCTTTACTAAGTGTATGTGTACAGCTATTTGGGAAGTATTTTCTGAACAGACTAGCACCGTTTTTTATGCAAGATAACGAACAGGGAAAAGACGATTTTGCAGTTAATGTAAAAGAATTTTGTGATCGTGTTGCAATTGAAGAAAATGAATACATTAGAATTGCAATGAAAAATCCTGGTGAGTTCTCAGAAAACGGACTTAAATTAATGTTTGGTTATTACAATCTCAATCTCCCTAGTATGCTTAAGAAAATAAAAGTGCCGACCCATTTAATTTATGCCACGTTCGAAACTATTCATGAAACAGAATACAAACGCACCGGGAAATACATACAAAAATTTAAAGATAGCAATCTTCCTATTGAATATTCCTCAGTTAACAGTGGTCATTATGTGCATTGGAGTAGTGTTTTTCCATGGAAAGATTTGAAGAAATCCTTAAGTGATTAG
- a CDS encoding DinB family protein — MNSIELLKLNLAEVRRRSIKVWLEIPEDTLHWRPDSEAMTCLEMVRHVLESEHYYHMAIKNKGSLTEFRSPFEDQPLDSVKKELEFASPYRNDFLETVSSYSETDLSRINIDRSNVGYVRSLGDMLLRIAYHESIHTGQLLDYLRTAGVHRADIWD; from the coding sequence ATGAATTCAATAGAATTATTAAAATTAAATCTGGCTGAAGTAAGGCGAAGAAGTATTAAGGTTTGGTTGGAAATACCTGAGGATACATTACATTGGAGGCCTGATTCAGAAGCAATGACATGTTTGGAAATGGTGCGGCATGTATTGGAAAGTGAGCATTATTATCATATGGCCATAAAAAATAAGGGAAGTCTAACCGAGTTTAGGTCTCCTTTTGAAGACCAACCCTTAGATTCAGTAAAAAAAGAACTGGAATTTGCATCCCCATATCGCAACGATTTCTTAGAAACAGTTTCAAGTTATAGCGAGACAGATTTATCAAGGATCAATATTGATCGTTCTAACGTGGGGTATGTTCGAAGTTTAGGGGATATGCTTTTACGAATCGCATACCATGAATCTATACATACAGGTCAGTTATTAGACTATCTTCGTACAGCTGGTGTTCATAGAGCTGATATCTGGGATTAG
- a CDS encoding cytochrome C biogenesis protein, translated as MDFKNVKIEVLLPEDFIKSLRDKLNDLGVLTVGDYDNVISYSESKGYWRPLKRSKPFKGIQGEISFGTECKMEFRCSYEDIEEVKHIIRTVHPYEEPIINVIPLL; from the coding sequence ATGGATTTTAAAAATGTAAAAATCGAAGTATTATTACCAGAAGACTTTATAAAGAGTCTTAGGGATAAGTTGAATGATCTAGGTGTTTTGACTGTAGGCGACTATGACAATGTTATTTCTTACTCTGAAAGCAAAGGATATTGGAGACCTTTAAAAAGGTCAAAACCATTTAAAGGGATACAAGGAGAAATTTCTTTCGGAACTGAATGTAAAATGGAGTTTAGATGCTCATACGAGGATATCGAAGAAGTTAAACATATTATTAGAACTGTGCACCCATATGAGGAGCCAATCATAAACGTTATACCACTTCTTTAA
- a CDS encoding GNAT family N-acetyltransferase produces MKRISLTMVRKDLLNIPKYRLPAGFRIRLFRKGDEHNWARIEASVDEFSNEDSALKHFNKEFGPHIDEMTKRCVFIENENGEEIGTATAWYGDLKGDGEISGRIHWVGIVPEYQGRKLSKPLLSAAMNLLGRHHSKAYLTSQTTSFQAVNMYLNYGFEPFITSHSCYEAWSLLKDTLNREILDKNG; encoded by the coding sequence ATGAAAAGAATTTCACTAACAATGGTGAGAAAAGATTTGTTGAATATTCCTAAATATAGACTTCCAGCTGGATTTCGAATTAGATTGTTTAGAAAAGGCGACGAACACAACTGGGCTAGAATTGAAGCAAGCGTAGATGAATTTTCAAATGAGGATTCTGCACTAAAACACTTCAATAAAGAGTTTGGACCACATATTGATGAAATGACAAAGCGTTGTGTATTCATTGAGAATGAAAACGGCGAGGAAATAGGAACAGCTACAGCATGGTATGGCGACTTAAAGGGCGATGGCGAAATATCTGGCAGGATACATTGGGTAGGTATTGTTCCTGAATATCAGGGAAGAAAACTTTCAAAACCATTACTTAGTGCAGCTATGAATCTTTTGGGCCGTCACCACTCAAAAGCTTACCTTACTTCTCAAACTACAAGTTTTCAAGCCGTCAATATGTATCTAAACTACGGATTTGAACCTTTCATTACATCTCACAGTTGTTATGAAGCCTGGTCCTTGTTGAAAGATACTTTAAATCGAGAAATATTGGATAAAAATGGCTGA
- a CDS encoding DUF3862 domain-containing protein: MMKNKSSPRLFVVMWSLLSFVSLIGCSEESERINDELITLQEYSQLERGMTYEKVVKIIGGEGKSMSEKGEGKTEQTLNYVWDGTAPNSFVSVSFQEGKLVTTMQKGLK, encoded by the coding sequence ATGATGAAGAATAAAAGTTCCCCCAGGTTATTTGTTGTAATGTGGTCACTGCTTTCTTTTGTTTCTCTAATAGGGTGTTCGGAGGAAAGTGAGCGTATAAACGATGAACTGATTACTTTGCAGGAATATAGTCAGCTAGAGCGCGGAATGACTTATGAGAAGGTTGTTAAGATAATTGGCGGTGAAGGAAAAAGTATGAGCGAAAAGGGAGAAGGTAAAACGGAACAAACATTAAACTATGTATGGGATGGGACAGCTCCTAACTCATTTGTATCGGTGAGCTTTCAAGAAGGTAAGTTAGTAACTACTATGCAAAAAGGTCTTAAGTAA
- a CDS encoding catalase: MERETLTTRQGRPVTDNQNIRTIGNRGPATLENYHFIEKISHFDREEVPERVVHARGSGAFGYFEAYGKVGDDPAEKYTRAKVFSGAGKKTPLMVRFSTVAGAKDSPETDRDPRGFAIKMYTEDGNWDLVGNNLKIFFIRDAMKFPDMIHAFKADPASNVPDPRRMFDFVSRSPEATHMITFVFSPWGIPATYRHMQGSGVNTYKWVNDKGEAVLVKYHWEPKQGIRNLTQEEASAIQAKNVAHATQDLYEAIENGDYPEWELFVQIMEDDYHSELDFDPLDDTKLWPEDKFPWLPVGRMVLDRNPEDFHAEIEQAAFGTGVLVDGMDFSDDKMLQGRTFSYSDTQRYRVGANYLNLPVNASKASVRTNLHRGQMDTRDPKESGDNPHINYEPSMVGGLQEASDEDRHPHRPTFNEAAMSAPIDRPNNYGQAGETYRSFEDWERDELINNLSDALAICDKRIQEAMVEHFTQADEEYGRRVKEGIEKKVKEIQEMKDEDKVPGRKAIKSKYGEGSLAENEAAKDAVKKSHESDPY; the protein is encoded by the coding sequence ATGGAGCGTGAGACGTTAACGACACGTCAGGGACGTCCTGTGACGGATAACCAAAATATCCGTACGATTGGAAATCGTGGTCCAGCCACACTTGAGAATTACCATTTTATCGAAAAGATCTCCCATTTTGACCGGGAAGAGGTACCGGAGCGTGTGGTACATGCACGAGGATCTGGAGCTTTTGGATATTTTGAAGCGTACGGGAAGGTTGGAGATGACCCAGCAGAGAAGTATACTCGCGCGAAAGTGTTTTCGGGTGCTGGGAAGAAAACACCACTAATGGTTCGTTTTTCAACAGTGGCAGGAGCAAAAGATTCACCGGAAACAGATCGGGATCCACGTGGCTTTGCGATAAAAATGTACACGGAAGATGGAAACTGGGATCTGGTAGGGAACAACTTGAAAATTTTCTTTATTCGTGATGCGATGAAGTTTCCTGATATGATTCACGCATTTAAAGCTGATCCTGCTTCGAACGTGCCAGATCCTCGGCGGATGTTCGACTTTGTTTCCCGTTCACCAGAGGCTACGCATATGATTACATTCGTGTTCTCTCCGTGGGGTATTCCAGCTACATACCGCCATATGCAGGGTTCTGGTGTAAATACCTACAAATGGGTAAATGACAAAGGCGAGGCTGTGTTGGTGAAGTATCACTGGGAGCCGAAGCAAGGTATCCGTAACTTAACACAAGAAGAGGCAAGTGCTATTCAAGCGAAGAACGTCGCTCATGCGACACAAGATTTATATGAAGCGATTGAGAACGGAGATTATCCGGAATGGGAGCTCTTTGTGCAAATCATGGAGGATGACTATCATTCGGAACTCGATTTTGATCCGCTCGATGATACAAAACTTTGGCCGGAGGATAAATTCCCATGGCTGCCAGTGGGACGTATGGTCCTTGATCGCAATCCAGAAGATTTCCATGCGGAGATTGAGCAGGCTGCCTTTGGTACAGGGGTTCTTGTGGATGGAATGGACTTCTCAGATGATAAAATGCTGCAAGGTCGTACCTTCTCATACTCCGATACGCAGCGCTATCGTGTAGGTGCCAACTATTTAAATTTGCCTGTGAACGCATCGAAAGCGTCTGTTCGGACGAACCTTCATCGCGGCCAGATGGACACCCGCGACCCGAAAGAGTCTGGAGATAATCCACATATTAACTATGAGCCATCGATGGTGGGCGGCCTTCAGGAAGCAAGTGATGAAGATCGACACCCGCACCGCCCAACGTTTAATGAGGCAGCTATGAGTGCACCCATTGATCGTCCCAACAACTACGGTCAAGCGGGCGAAACGTACCGCAGCTTTGAAGATTGGGAGCGCGATGAATTAATCAATAACCTCTCCGATGCGCTTGCGATATGTGACAAGCGAATTCAAGAAGCCATGGTTGAACACTTCACACAAGCCGATGAAGAATATGGCCGCCGTGTGAAGGAAGGAATCGAAAAGAAAGTGAAAGAAATCCAGGAAATGAAAGACGAAGACAAAGTTCCAGGCCGTAAAGCCATTAAATCAAAATATGGAGAAGGTTCATTAGCTGAGAACGAAGCAGCAAAAGATGCAGTGAAGAAAAGCCACGAATCTGATCCTTATTAA
- a CDS encoding diphthine--ammonia ligase, whose protein sequence is MAKVMDWKNNARGHKFIASFSGGKDSVLALYKAAKVGEAVGLIVMLEEEGKRSRSHGMPPELIRVQAESIGLPVYTAAASWTDYEKVFIRLLETAKNKGSEVLVTGDLDMPAHGCWHDKVTKNAGLKLGMPLWEMNHREAVEEFINLGFLTIIVTVNLSLGMREYDLGRTLTHEYVKELEARGIDPCGEGGEFHTTVIDGPIFKHPVPVRKCEIIKHGEYAFLPLELDRMS, encoded by the coding sequence ATGGCAAAAGTAATGGATTGGAAAAATAATGCTCGCGGGCATAAATTTATAGCTTCATTTAGCGGTGGAAAAGATAGTGTCTTAGCTTTATATAAAGCAGCGAAGGTTGGAGAAGCGGTTGGACTGATCGTCATGCTGGAGGAAGAAGGAAAACGTTCCAGATCCCATGGAATGCCGCCGGAACTCATACGTGTTCAAGCTGAATCTATAGGTTTGCCAGTATATACTGCCGCTGCAAGTTGGACAGATTATGAAAAAGTATTTATACGCCTTTTAGAAACAGCTAAAAATAAAGGATCAGAAGTGTTAGTAACAGGAGATTTAGATATGCCTGCTCATGGCTGCTGGCATGATAAAGTTACGAAGAATGCTGGATTAAAGCTTGGGATGCCTTTATGGGAAATGAATCATCGTGAAGCTGTCGAAGAGTTCATTAATCTAGGATTTTTAACGATCATTGTAACGGTTAATCTATCATTAGGAATGCGAGAGTACGATCTAGGACGAACGTTAACCCACGAATACGTGAAGGAGCTTGAAGCTCGTGGGATTGACCCATGCGGAGAAGGTGGCGAATTCCATACCACTGTAATAGATGGCCCGATTTTTAAACACCCTGTTCCGGTTCGTAAATGTGAAATTATAAAGCATGGAGAATATGCGTTTTTGCCTTTGGAGCTAGATCGGATGTCATAA
- a CDS encoding cell wall hydrolase has translation MSIVKYTSKDVALMARMMRAEAVGEGKQGMLYVGNVIVNRDKADCLDFGDVRTIREVIFQVQGGNYSFEAVQKGSLFYKRARDVEKRLARKNLNFWRQHPAKYALWYFNPFAAECPPTWYGEPLTGRFKNHCYYEPAAGTCPSVY, from the coding sequence ATGTCAATCGTAAAATACACAAGTAAAGATGTTGCTCTAATGGCAAGGATGATGAGAGCCGAAGCCGTAGGGGAAGGGAAACAAGGAATGTTGTATGTCGGAAATGTAATTGTTAATCGAGATAAAGCTGATTGTTTAGATTTTGGTGATGTAAGAACAATTCGTGAAGTCATTTTTCAAGTACAGGGAGGAAATTATTCTTTCGAAGCAGTGCAAAAGGGAAGTTTATTTTATAAAAGAGCGAGAGATGTTGAGAAAAGATTAGCAAGAAAGAATTTGAATTTTTGGAGACAGCACCCGGCAAAATATGCGCTTTGGTATTTCAATCCATTTGCTGCTGAATGTCCTCCAACATGGTACGGTGAGCCTTTAACGGGCCGGTTTAAAAATCATTGTTATTATGAACCGGCAGCGGGAACATGCCCTAGTGTTTATTGA
- a CDS encoding ArsR/SmtB family transcription factor — MSEEILKSSTKDTCDTFCFDEQKVERLQPQIEEVEGVELIFKALSDATRLKIAYALTLDKELCVCDVANIIGSTTATASHHLRLLRNMRLAKYRKEGKLVFYSLADEHVHQLVSIAMIHSKEG; from the coding sequence ATGTCAGAGGAAATTTTGAAAAGCAGTACAAAGGATACGTGTGATACGTTTTGTTTTGATGAACAGAAGGTGGAGCGGCTTCAACCTCAAATAGAGGAGGTTGAAGGAGTAGAGTTAATCTTTAAAGCGTTATCCGATGCTACACGACTCAAGATAGCGTATGCCCTAACGTTAGATAAGGAATTGTGTGTGTGTGATGTCGCGAATATTATCGGATCAACTACGGCTACAGCTTCTCACCATTTGCGCCTATTACGGAATATGAGATTAGCCAAGTATCGCAAAGAAGGCAAATTGGTATTCTATTCCTTGGCAGATGAGCATGTCCACCAGCTCGTTTCGATTGCCATGATTCACTCTAAAGAAGGATAA